Below is a window of Gossypium hirsutum isolate 1008001.06 chromosome A12, Gossypium_hirsutum_v2.1, whole genome shotgun sequence DNA.
TCTTCCCTGAAGGTCAGCAATCCCCAGATCAGAATCAACAATCTACACCACCAGCTGCAGTGGCCAATGGCTCAATCCCAATCCCAACCGCAACACAACCCACCAAACCAGCTAAAAGAGTTGCAATTGCAATCTCTGTGGGGATTGTAACCTTGGGAATGTTATCAGGACTTGCTTTCTTTTTGTACCGTCATAGGGCTAAACACCCTGGAGATACCCAGAAGCTTGTTGGAGGGAACTCGGAGAGGTTCCAGGAAGATTCCGGGGTGCCACCTTCCAGTTTTCTTTACATTGGAACAGTGGAGCCAATGAGGAGATCGGTGAGTGAAGTGAACGGAGGAGCCAATGGTTCACCTTATCATAAATTGAACTCAGGGAAGAGATGGGATCGGTATAGGCCAAGTCCTGAACTGCAGCCATTGCCTCCTTTGGCTAAGCCTCCTGCATTTGAGAATTGTTCACCCACGGCAATGTCaccttcatcatcttcttctggTGAAGAGAGTCAGGGGACTGGTTTTTATACCCCCCAGGGCTCAACTATTAGCAATGAAGAAAGCTATTATACTCCGGCTTCACGTTCGATTAGTGGCGGTTTGGTGACTCCGGCCAAGACAGAAATGAATGGGAATACTAATTCTGGTCGTCCTCGTTCCAAAAGAACATCTCCAAAAACAAGGCTTTTGGCTTCTTCACCCGAAATGAAGCGTGTTATTATCCCTTCAATAAAGCAGCAGCGGTCGCAGCTGcctcctcctcctccaccaccaccGCCTCTTCAACAATCACAAAGCCTAGCCCCTGAGTTACATGAGACCGAAGAAACTACTTGTGCAAAAAGGGCGAAATTCTCCTCCCCACCTCCTCCTCCAAATGTGGCGTTACTTCGATCAATTAGCAGCCATATGTCCCCACAAAGAACAAAAATTCCACCTTCgcctccacctccacctccaccgcCCCCTCCGTTCCCAGCAACGGGACCTTCAATTCCGAGGACAGTAAGGTCCTTGGAAACCGATGTGTCTCTAAAACCTTCCCCAGTGTTAAAAACGCAAGAATCCTCGACTCCAATTCCCGATATAAGTGAAGGGGGTGGGAGTAGAAAATCCATGGAAGAGGTTAATCATAAAGCTGGCAGTTGTGTAGAGAAGACAGATGGGGATGACATGGAGAGTGCAAAGCCCAAGTTAAAGCCGTTGCACTGGGACAAAGTACGAGCGACCTCGGAGAGAGCTACAGTGTGGGACCAGTTAAAATCAAGCTCTTTTCAGTGAGTGATAAAACTTGTATACTACTTCACAGGGGATTAAGCTTTCAAAAATATGACCTCTAATCTTGAGAACTTGCCTTGTTTGCAGATTGAATGAGGACATGATGGAGACCCTTTTTGGCTGCAATTCCACAAACTCAGTGCCCAGAGAACCTATTAGAAGATCAGTTTTGCCTCCTGTTGAACGGGAAAACAGAGTGTTGAATCCAAAGAAGTCACAAAATATTGCCATACTGTTGAGAGCACTGAGTGTAACTCGAGATGAGGTGTCAGAAGCTCTTTTAGATGGTAAGTCATATTTACATTTTCTATCAGTAAATAATAAGATTCTTATATCTTAGATATGAAGGAAATTTTTCTGCATCATCTTTCTCTTTGGTTAAGGGGCTTTGAGGATTTAAGAGCATAAAATTTGCTGGTTTTCACTTCCTTCTAAATATGCCAAAGATAATTGTACTCTtttgaaattcaatatttaatcttgaaattcaaaatttaatcctAGATGTTGAATCcctatgtatacattttttaatttaaaaatcttggTAGGATGTGTGGAATTCTGTTTATTCACTCTTGatatataaaaaaggtaaaatgactCTCTTAATCCTCATGGTTtacagttttttttttgtcaatttgatccaACTCATAAACAATTAGAAAATAAATGGTTTTAACAGTTGAatgttttttcttattttcaataaaaataattaaaaattgtgaaaaattaaaaactatttaaaagtaaaataaaataaaataattttaaaaagtaatttatttttaaattactctttttaaattactttttaaaaattattttatttttattttttcacaatttattattatttttatatttttattgaaaatacgaagaaaaaaataatttgtaaaacatttttttaaatgtttatggACTTTTAAAGAGtttggatcaaattgataaaaaaactgTAAATCATGAGGGCTAAAAGAGTTATTCTACTTTTTTAAAACAGCCCATCATCAATTGTAATGGCAAGaacaagatttttaaataaaaagaagtaCAGGAACTCAATGTCTCAAAAATTGAAGTATagaacttatatttaaattccaTAAGAAACATAGCAATTGGCAACTTGCTGCTTGGTGTCTTTCTAAAAGCCAATATTGAGATTGAAGTAAATGATAGTAAACCACGTTTTAGGTACCTGGTATAATTTGTTGAGCTCAAACATATTGTCCTTCACCATCTCTTAAAACATATTCCTAGTTCCTCGAATTTCGATCTCTGGGTTGCATCTCCAAGCCCTTTTGTCAATAAAAAGTGTTATATGTATTAAAAGGAACTTAATTAACAATTTATTATCATATTGCACTTGTATCATTATGTTAGTTTCATCATGAAAAACAAAGGCTTAAAAGTTACATATAGTAGTGATGATCAATCTCTCAATTTATAATGGCAAACCACATAGACAACTGAGATTAGCAATTGGAGTAGCAACTTGCATGCTTTACATCATAAAATGCCTTACCATCTAATTGTTTCAAATATCCCTCAAAATTATAACATGTCTATGTACCTGAGTGTATGACAAGCAAATAGTTAAGCATAACACCTTTTCAAGTAAGCTGCTTATGTAGAAATATACAGACGAAAAGGTTCATTGAGATGCCAATTATGGCCATTattcgcaaaaaaaaaaaaaaaaaaaaaaggaagaagaagaaaaaagaattgTCTATTTATATCTTGACTTTTCAGTTTGCTATATATCATATGCTATTCTGTTTGCACTAACAGGTAACCCAGAAAGCTTAGGTGCTGAGCTTTTGGAGACTTTAGTAAAGATGGCTCCATCAAAGGAGGAAGAGATAAAACTTCTAGAGTACAGCGGGGACATCTCGAAACTAGGCTCTGCAGAAAGATTTCTTAAGACAGTACTTGATATCCCTTTTGCCTTCGAAAGAATTGAAGCCATGCTCTACAGAGCTAACTTCGATACAGAAGTGAAGTACTTGAGGAAGTCTTTCCAAACCCTAGAGGTATTAAAATTCAAAAGGCTCAATACTTGGTGATTTAACCATcacaaaaaaatgtttaaaaaaccGGTAAAGGCTCCTATAAGTTCATTTCTCTCTATGTGCTTTCAGGAAGCAAGCGAGGAGTTGAAGAATAGCAGGTTATTCCTCAAACTCCTAGAGGCTGTTCTGAGGACAGGAAACCGGATGAATGATGGTACCAATCGTGGTGATGCTAAAGCTTTTAAACTTGATACCCTTTTGAAACTTGTTGATATAAAGGGAACAGACGGGAAAACCACACTTCTACACTTTGTGGTTCAGGAGATCATTAGATCTGAAGGTGCTGGTACTGACTCTGCAAATGTGAATCTTAAGGAGGATGATTTTAGGAAGCAAGGATTGCAGGTTGTAGGTGGGCTGAGCAGAGACCTCAGCAATGTCAAGAAGGCAGCAGGAATGGACTCAGATGTCCTCAGTAGTTACGTGTCGAAGCTTGAAATGGGACTTGAGAAAGTCAGAATGGTTTTGCAGTATGAGAAGCCGGATATGCAAGGGAATTTCTTCAACTCGATGAGGATGTTTCTAAAAGATGCTGAAGAGGAGATTGCTAAGATCAAGGCATATGAAAGAAAAGCTTTGTTGCAAGTAAAAGAAGTTACTGAATATTTTCATGGGAATGCAACAAAGGAAGAAGCTCATCCTTTCAGAATCTTCATGATTGTGAAAGATTTCCTTTCAATAT
It encodes the following:
- the LOC107934394 gene encoding formin-like protein 6 codes for the protein MRAAYHILLFFILLPLSSPTSKAAVSVIEDFIIYRRILHQPLFPAGSAPPPGTDNSIPPPSPPPPDPTQPFFPEGQQSPDQNQQSTPPAAVANGSIPIPTATQPTKPAKRVAIAISVGIVTLGMLSGLAFFLYRHRAKHPGDTQKLVGGNSERFQEDSGVPPSSFLYIGTVEPMRRSVSEVNGGANGSPYHKLNSGKRWDRYRPSPELQPLPPLAKPPAFENCSPTAMSPSSSSSGEESQGTGFYTPQGSTISNEESYYTPASRSISGGLVTPAKTEMNGNTNSGRPRSKRTSPKTRLLASSPEMKRVIIPSIKQQRSQLPPPPPPPPPLQQSQSLAPELHETEETTCAKRAKFSSPPPPPNVALLRSISSHMSPQRTKIPPSPPPPPPPPPPFPATGPSIPRTVRSLETDVSLKPSPVLKTQESSTPIPDISEGGGSRKSMEEVNHKAGSCVEKTDGDDMESAKPKLKPLHWDKVRATSERATVWDQLKSSSFQLNEDMMETLFGCNSTNSVPREPIRRSVLPPVERENRVLNPKKSQNIAILLRALSVTRDEVSEALLDGNPESLGAELLETLVKMAPSKEEEIKLLEYSGDISKLGSAERFLKTVLDIPFAFERIEAMLYRANFDTEVKYLRKSFQTLEEASEELKNSRLFLKLLEAVLRTGNRMNDGTNRGDAKAFKLDTLLKLVDIKGTDGKTTLLHFVVQEIIRSEGAGTDSANVNLKEDDFRKQGLQVVGGLSRDLSNVKKAAGMDSDVLSSYVSKLEMGLEKVRMVLQYEKPDMQGNFFNSMRMFLKDAEEEIAKIKAYERKALLQVKEVTEYFHGNATKEEAHPFRIFMIVKDFLSILDHVCKEVGQMQDRTMVGSARSFRISATASLPVLSRYNVGQDASSDDESLSP